The Intestinibaculum porci DNA window ATGCCATCATCAAGACATCGGTTTCCTAGGCGGAATGGAATACTTAAGTGATGGCACGCTTTATCCGGATAGCCGTTATCATACTTTTATCGACTACGCTCAAAGTCATCACCTCAACTATCAGGATTATACATTATTATCATCCTACAGCCGCGAAGATGGCTATACGATGATGACGAGTCTGATCCAAAAAGGAAAACTGCCCACCGCTTTTGTCTGTGCCAGTGATCCGATTGCGATCGGTGCTTTAAGAGCTTTACATGAGCATCATCTCAAAGTACCAGAAGACATCTCGATCATCAGCTATGACGATATCGATGAAGCCTCCTATACGAATCCTTCTTTAACAACCATCCATACGCCCGCATATGAATTAGGGGAATATGCCGGGATGTTACTGAAGGGGATGTTAGAGACCAAAAGCCGTTTACCTATGAAAGTGGTATTGCCGTGCACTTTATTAGAAAGAGAATCCGTCACCAAACGTTAAAAGAGCCGAACATTGCGTTCGACTCTTTTCATTAAGAATTTATGACGTGATCCTTACTACGCGATTACTTCTTATAACCCTGAGGATTCTTCTTCTGGAAGTTCCATGAATCACGGCACATGTCTGCTAAATCACGTTTTGCTTCCCAGCCTAAAACATCTTTCGCTTTCTGGGCACTTGAATAAAGTTCAGGTAAGTCACCAGCACGTCTTGGACCAATTTCATAGTTTAATTTCATATTGTTCACTTCTTCAAATGTATGAACAATATCTAAAACGGAATATGGATGACCAGTACCTAAGTTAATAATATCTGTCCCTTTACGAGAAGCTGCATATTCCACTGCTTTGACATGACCATCAGCTAAGTCCATGACATGGATATAGTCTCTTAAGCATGTGCCATCAGGGGTTGGATAATCACCGCCGAAAACAGTTAATTTTTCACGACGGCCAACCGCTACCTGAGTAACATAAGGCATTAAGTTATTTGGGATCCCCTGTGGATCTTCCCCAATTAAACCGCTTGGATGTGCACCAATTGGGTTGAAGTATCTTAATAAGATAACTGATAAATCCTGATCAGGAACTGTTGCATCGGTTAAGATCTGTTCCATCATCCATTTGGTCCAGCCATAAGGGTTAGTACATGTTCCCTTCTTGCAGTCTTCCGTTAATGGTGATTTGTTTTCTGAACCATAAACTGTCGCACTTGAAGAGAAGACGATGTTCTTCACGTTATGTGATCTCATCACTTCTAATAACGCTAATGTGGTATCAATATTATTACGATAGTATTCAATTGGTTTCTGTACTGATTCACCAACAGCTTTTAAACCTGCAAAGTGAATGACACAGTCAATTTTATTTTCATCAAAGATTTTATTTAAAGCATCGACATCTTTCACGTCCGCTTCATAGTGTGTCACTTCCGTATTGGTTAACTGTCCAACTCTTCTGACAGCCTCTTCACTGGAATTTGAATAGTTATCAACGATGACAACATCATGGCCGGCTTCAATTAAAGCCACGGCTGTATGGGAACCGATGAAACCAGCTCCTCCTGCTAATAATACTCTCATAGTAATCCTCCTTTAAATTCCCCTTTATTTTAACATCTCATTATATGTCTTAAAATACCTCTATAAAGCTTACTTTATACCATAATGCGACATTTTTACTAAAAATGTACTTATTTACTCGTGATGTGTAATCACTTTCTTTAAACGCTTCTCAAAATCACGACGGGAAAACATAACAATCGCCCCGCAGCCCATGCATTTGATTTTGATATCTGCGCCCATGCGAATAATCTCCCACTGCGTAGATTTCTTGCAGGGATGAGGTTTCTTCATTTCAATAATATCGTGTAATCCGTACTCCATGGCTATCCTCTCATCTTATAAGCTTTCATTGTATTCTTTAATAATAAGGCAATCGTCATCGGCCCAACCCCACCAGGAACCGGCGTAATGGCATGACATTTGTCTTTAACATCTTCAAAGTCTACATCACCGCATAACTTATTGTTTTCATCGCGGTCCATACCGACATCTAAGACAACAGCCCCTTCTTTAATATATTCTTTCGTAAAGAACTTAGGCTGACCAATCGCCGCAATCAGGACATCCGCACGAGAAGTCACTTTTGGTAAATCTTTGGTATGAGAATGAGCGATCGTCACCGTCGCATTACGGGCTAAAGCAAGTAATGAAACAGGCTTGCCGACAATATTGGAACGACCGACAACACAGACTTCCTTACCATCTAAATCATAACCAATGGCATCTAACATCGCCATCATGCCCGCTGGCGTACAAGGTACTAAACCCTCTTCATTTAAAAACAGCTTGGCAATATTGCGCGGATGGAAACCATCCACATCCTTCGTCGGATCAATCGCTTCAATAATCGCCTGTTCATCAATCTGTTTTGGTAATGGCAGCTGGACTAAGATCCCATCAACATGATCATCATGATTAAGATCATCAATAATCTTCAATAATTCTTCCTGCGTGCAGTTATTATCACGACGGATGATTTCTGAAAGCATGCCCGTATACTGGCAGCCTCTTTCTTTATTACGTACATAAACCTGAGAAGCCTGGTTATCACCGACTAAGACAACAACTAACTTAGGCAGACGTTTACCCGCTGCTTTAAGTGCTTCGACTTCAGCTTTGATTTCATCTTTGATGCTTTTTGATATTTCTTTACCATTTATCAATTTCATAAAGGAACCCCCTGTTTTGCATCATTATAATAAAAGAGAGTCATGATTTCAATGTATCTTTCATATTAAAGCATTTGATTTGACACAATTAATTAACAATGATAGGATAAAGGCGCATAAAGTATTGTGTACAATTAATCAAGAAGGTGATGCCATGAAATATGAATGTTTAAACATTAAAAATCAATTATGCTTTCCGCTCTACGCGGTTTCACATAAAGTCACAAAACGTTATAAACCTTATCTGGATGAACTTGATTTAACGTATACCCAGTATATTACCATGATGGTCTTATGGGATCAGGAAAAAATCAGTGTCAAAGATTTAGGAAAACAGCTGCATCTAGATTCTGGAACCTTAACACCTTTATTAAAACGGTTAGAGAAAAAAGGTTTAATCACCAGACAGCGTTATAAAGATGATGAACGTGTGCTGCTCGTCTCAATTACCAAAGAAGGAATGGACTTACAGGAAAAAGCCCATACGATTCCTGAACGCATCGGCGCCTGTCTGCCTTTAAACAAAGAGGAAAGTCTGCAGCTTTACCACTTATTATACAAAATATTAGATGATATGGAGGAAGAATAACATGTTAGATTTAGCAATCATTGGAGCTGGCCCAGCCGGCTTAACAGCCGCATTATACGCTTCTCGTGCCGGCGCGAGCGTCACTGTTATCGAAGCCGGAGCACCCGGCGGAAAATTAAACTTAACAGCTGATATTGAAAACTACCCAGGCATTAAATCTATGCAAGGGCCACAGTTAGCTTATCAGATGTATGAACACGGTTTATCCTTTGGCGCCAGCTTAGAAATGCGTGAAGTCACAGGCTTAGAAGATCATGGTGATTATAAAGTCGTGAAAACTTCAACTGGTGACATTGAAGCGAAAAATGTCATTATTGCCAGCGGGACGAAAGAAAGAAAAATGAATGTCCCTGGCGAAGAGGAATTAACCGGCCATGGCGTTTCTTACTGCGCCGTTTGCGATGGACCTTTCTTTAAAGGGAAGGAAGTCGCGGTTGTCGGCGGCGGGAATTCAGCGATTGAAGAAGCTGTTTATTTATCAACGATCGCTTCTACCGTTCATGTCGTAATGCGCCGTGATGTCTTCAGAGCTGATAAGATCATCAGTGATAAAGCTTTAGCTGCCGATAATATTGTCTTCCACTTTAAAAAGAAACCACATGCCGTATTAAGTGAAGATGGCAAAGTTTCTGGTTTAGAAGTTTCCGATAGTGATGATGGCAGCTTATCTGTCATCAATGTCTCAGCCGTCTTCCCATTTGTCGGTAATGATCCCGTCACTGGTTTTGCGAAAGACTTAGGGATCTTAGATGAACGTGGCTATGTCCTCACTGATGAACATATGGAAACAAAAGTCAAAGGTATCTTTGCGATTGGTGATGTCCGTCAGAAAGATTTACGTCAGGTCGTTACAGCGACGAATGATGGTGCCATCGCTGGTCAGTATATCGCTAATAGCTTACGTTAAAAGGTCAGGAATCCCTGACCTTTTATTTATGGGCTTTATTCCATTCTTTAATTGCGGTGATGACGACAAAGATTAAACCGATAATTCCAAGTCCCCAGACAATCCAGAAATAGATTGAATGAAAGAATCCAAGATCCGGTAAAGCAATCGCCACTAACATCAGAATGCCAATACCCATTAAGATAATATTAGAGAGTGTTTTCATGAAACGTCCTCCTATTTCAAGCCAATCAATAAACCAGAGAAAATGCCTAAGTAATTACCAATGATATAACCTAGTGTACCCATCAGCAGACTCGGGACAATGAGCGCTTTCCAGCCGCGCGCATTCGCCATCGCGCAAGCGGTAGTGGGTCCTCCAACATTCGCATTAGAAGCAATGAGAATTTCTTCGATACTAAAGTGCAATAGTTTTCCTGCAGCTAAGGTAAAAAGCAGATTAGTAAAACAGATGATCAAAGTAAAGATGACGAGCAGCGGGGCCCTTTTTAACATCATTGCAATGGAAGCGGGCACACCGATGACTGCAAAGAAGATATACATCATATAAGTGCCTAAGGTATTAGCAATCTCCATCTTGCGGAAGGTCTTGCCAAAAAGGGTCGCTAAAACCATTGTGAGTGTGGTCATTAATAAATACTTACTTGATAAAATGCCATGCAGAAAAGCCAATGCAAAGTTATTTGTGGGAATGAGCTTATCAAATGTCTCTCCTAATAATGTG harbors:
- a CDS encoding DUF951 domain-containing protein — translated: MEYGLHDIIEMKKPHPCKKSTQWEIIRMGADIKIKCMGCGAIVMFSRRDFEKRLKKVITHHE
- the folD gene encoding bifunctional methylenetetrahydrofolate dehydrogenase/methenyltetrahydrofolate cyclohydrolase FolD, which translates into the protein MKLINGKEISKSIKDEIKAEVEALKAAGKRLPKLVVVLVGDNQASQVYVRNKERGCQYTGMLSEIIRRDNNCTQEELLKIIDDLNHDDHVDGILVQLPLPKQIDEQAIIEAIDPTKDVDGFHPRNIAKLFLNEEGLVPCTPAGMMAMLDAIGYDLDGKEVCVVGRSNIVGKPVSLLALARNATVTIAHSHTKDLPKVTSRADVLIAAIGQPKFFTKEYIKEGAVVLDVGMDRDENNKLCGDVDFEDVKDKCHAITPVPGGVGPMTIALLLKNTMKAYKMRG
- a CDS encoding MarR family winged helix-turn-helix transcriptional regulator; this encodes MKYECLNIKNQLCFPLYAVSHKVTKRYKPYLDELDLTYTQYITMMVLWDQEKISVKDLGKQLHLDSGTLTPLLKRLEKKGLITRQRYKDDERVLLVSITKEGMDLQEKAHTIPERIGACLPLNKEESLQLYHLLYKILDDMEEE
- the trxB gene encoding thioredoxin-disulfide reductase, producing MLDLAIIGAGPAGLTAALYASRAGASVTVIEAGAPGGKLNLTADIENYPGIKSMQGPQLAYQMYEHGLSFGASLEMREVTGLEDHGDYKVVKTSTGDIEAKNVIIASGTKERKMNVPGEEELTGHGVSYCAVCDGPFFKGKEVAVVGGGNSAIEEAVYLSTIASTVHVVMRRDVFRADKIISDKALAADNIVFHFKKKPHAVLSEDGKVSGLEVSDSDDGSLSVINVSAVFPFVGNDPVTGFAKDLGILDERGYVLTDEHMETKVKGIFAIGDVRQKDLRQVVTATNDGAIAGQYIANSLR
- the galE gene encoding UDP-glucose 4-epimerase GalE, with amino-acid sequence MRVLLAGGAGFIGSHTAVALIEAGHDVVIVDNYSNSSEEAVRRVGQLTNTEVTHYEADVKDVDALNKIFDENKIDCVIHFAGLKAVGESVQKPIEYYRNNIDTTLALLEVMRSHNVKNIVFSSSATVYGSENKSPLTEDCKKGTCTNPYGWTKWMMEQILTDATVPDQDLSVILLRYFNPIGAHPSGLIGEDPQGIPNNLMPYVTQVAVGRREKLTVFGGDYPTPDGTCLRDYIHVMDLADGHVKAVEYAASRKGTDIINLGTGHPYSVLDIVHTFEEVNNMKLNYEIGPRRAGDLPELYSSAQKAKDVLGWEAKRDLADMCRDSWNFQKKNPQGYKK